A window of Terriglobales bacterium genomic DNA:
GATTCACGCGCGCTGTGGCAAGCGCTGTGGCAAGGGTTTCGGGTTCCGCCGTTTGCGGCGGAAGACATCATCCGGCAGGCGCGCCGCTACCGCTCGCGGCGCGAACTCACGCGCGCGTTGCGCCTGATCGCCCGCGCCGATCTGGCGCTGCGCTCGAGCCCTCCCAGCAAGCGCCTGGTGCTGGAGCGCCTGGTGCTGGACCTGGCGTCTGAGCCCCAGGCCGTAGAAGTAAGCGCGTCACCTTCCCAGCAGCAGGAGCTGGGGGTGTAACGCGCTTCTCCACAACAGTTCCCACTATAGTGACATCCATCCTAGGGTGTCATCCTGAGCGAGGACGGGGTACACCGATCCCCGTCCGAGTCGAAGGACCTTGCGGTTGTTATTGTCATCACAGGCGGATATTAGTCCGCGTGGTCTGCAGGCGAGCAATTGGGTAGCGCTTAATTAGCGGTGCCAGCTTCTTTTTGACTTGTACGGCTATCAGCCGTACAATAGGAACTACATGGTAAACAGTCGTCGAAAGTTACGGAAGCAGCGAGTAGCGCCGGCTTCAATGGAGCGGTTGGAGGCCCGTGTGTCAGCGGAACAGAAGCTATTTTTCAAGCGGGCAGCATCACTCCGCGGCGTGAGCCTGACAGAGTTCATGATTAACTCGATGCGAGAAGCTGCCATGAAGACCATTGAAGAACATAAAGTGTTGACCCTCGGTATCAGCGAGCGGAAGATTTTTGTTGAAGCTTTGTTGAATCCCCCTGCCCCGAATGAAGCACTGCAGTTGGCCACCAAGCGTTACAAACAGATGGTTGCTTCCTAATTGGTCGAAACTCCCAGATACATCGTAAAGCCGCTGGGGAAGGAAAACCGAGCGGCTTTTTATTGTGGGGATAAGGAACTCGACTCCTACTTTCATGAGCGCGCATCTCGCGATGTGAGAGAAAAGCTGTCGGCGGTCTTTATTCTGGTGACGGAAGCTGAACCAGACGTGGTCATCGGCTACTACAGTTTGTCGCCGCAGGAAATCGATGCTGGCGAGTTTCCAGAGGAGTTGAAGAAGCGGACAGGAAGATACAAGCGCATTGGTGCGACGTTGCTTGGACGACTGGCGGTCTCAAAGGAACATCACGGTAAGAAACTAGGGGCATTTCTCCTGGTTGATGCGCTGCGTCGCAGCCTGGAAGCCAGCAAAATGGTCATGTCTTACGCGGTAGTAGTGGATGCTAAGGGCGAACATGTAATCGCTTTCTATAAGAAGTTCGGCTTCCTGCCATTGCGCGGCAATCGCCTGTTCCTGCCCATGAAAACAATCGAGCGGAATTTCCAGGCTTGACGCAGCCATGGCGCCCTTGCGCGTCCTGAATGAGAAAATAATTTCGTGGACCCGTCCGCTTATCTCCACCGAATCGCTTACGACGGCCCACGCGACCCTACTCCCGATGTCCTTCGCCAAATCCATCGCGCGCACCTGTTCACCGTTCCCTTCGAGAGTCTCGATATCCACCTCAAGCGCCCGATCGTGCTTGATGAAGAGCGCATCCTCGACAAAATCGTGGGCCAGCATCGTGGGGGCTTTTGTTACGAACTGAACGGCGGTTTTTCCGCGCTGCTCCGCAGCCTGGATTTCCATGTCACCCAGCTTTCCGCGGGCGTAGGGCGCGCGGACGGCAGCTTTGGTCCTGATTTCGACCATATGACGCTGCTGGTCGAGACGCCGGAGCCCTGGCTTTGCGACGTAGGCTTTGGCGACTGCTTCCTGGAACCTCTGCCGCTGGTGCCCGATGTCGAGTTTCATCAGCAGGGGTTTGGTTATCGATCATTTCAGATCGGAGAACACTGGCTGTTGCAGCGAAGGGAGGAGAACGCAGAGTGGAAAAGCCTGTACAAATTCACCCTTACCCCGCGGCAATTGTCTGAGTACATCCCGATGTGCCACTACCAGCAGACTTCGCCTGAGTCGCACTTTACGCGTCAGCGGATCTGCTCGCGAGCGACCCCGGACGGCCGCGTTACTCTTTCGGACCTTCGATTCATTGTGACTGCCAAGGGCAGGCGTACGGAAACTGAATTGGCGGGGGAAGCGGAGTACCGGCGAGCGCTGAAGGAGCACTTCGGGATTGAGTTGAGAGAACCAGACTGAGTCGCCTCTGGTCGCTTATGCGGAAACCGAAGGACCTTCCGAGAAGCAACTAAGACACAGTTGCGGAAGGTCGAGGCTGCGCCTCGACCTTCCCACCCTAGCCAAAAGATGGCCAGAGTGGGGCACCCTCAAGATTCGTAGCTCGCCTTCCGTTCTTTTGAAGAGTTGGTTCGAGAAAACTACTTGGCAGCCATGGCGGCGAGGCGAGTGCTCAGGCGCGACTTGTAACGCGAGGCGGTATTTTTGTGGATCACGCCCTTCTGGACTGACTTATCCAGAGCTGAGACGGTTTCCTGGAACAGCTTCGACGCCTGCTCCCGGTTGCCTCCGGCCAGGGCCTCGCGGAAGTGCCGAATGGCCGTCCGCAGGCGCGACTTATTCGCCCGGTTCACGGTGGTCCGTTTTTCTGTCTGACGGGCCCGTTTCAGGGCCGAAAAGTGATTTGCCATGATTGCTGCTTTATCCTCTACGAAGAATTGTCCTGGGACAAACCCCTATCCTACAAGCTGATAGACGCGGCGGTCAAATGCGGATTTGCCTGGATCGTTTTGTTTCCTTTTGGTCCAGAAGCGCTCAACGAGGGCGGCAAAATTCCTTTCCCCCGCAGCATCCCCAGCCCACATTAGTCATCTAAACTTTTGGATAAGTAGGGGGATTCCTTAAACGGCATTGACTGCCTCTCGGGTCCGAAGTACTCTACGCTCAATGGTCGCTGCTTCCAGTCGGTGGCGAGCGGACACCCTGTCATTTGTCCTAGCAGTGAATTCACCGTGGCCAAAGGCTTACTCCGTTGCAACGTTCTTAGAGGGTTTCCCGCAGTTGTGTGTGCGCAGCGGGAACTCAAAGGGGGGAAATTTCAGAACCTGAATGAAGAAGCACATCGATATCACACCTAACATCGAAACCCTGTTTGGCACGCGAGACGAAAATCTTCACCTCCTCGAAGACGGTCTGAAAGTAACCATCGATCTGCAGGCAGAATCTGTCGCGATAGAAGGCGCGGCACGCGATGTGCTGCGCACCGAGCAGGTGTTTGCCGACTTCGAGCAACTGCAGCGGGCCGGCCACACCTTCACCAACGGCGATCTCGCGGGCATGCTGCGCGTGCTGTCGACAGATCCCTCGGTGACGCTGCGCTCGCTGGTCGAAGCGGGGAAGCAGCGTTCATTCGGCAAGCGCACGGTGCAACCCAAGAGCATCAACCAGCGCCGCTATCTGGAGGCCATCGAGAAAAACGACATGGTTTTTGGCATCGGCCCGGCGGGTACAGGAAAAACGTATCTTGCCGTGGCCATGGCCATTTCTGCGCTGGCGTCCAAGCGCGTGAATCGGATTATCCTGGCTCGGCCGGCGGTCGAAGCCGGCGAACGTCTGGGCTTTCTTCCCGGCACATTGCAGGAGAAGGTAGATCCCTATCTCCGGCCGCTGTACGACGCTTTGTACGACATGCTGGAGCCGGAGAAAGTGGATCGCTATCTGGAAAAGAACATTATCGAGATCGCGCCCATCGCTTTCATGCGCGGCCGCACGCTGAACGATTCTTTCATCATTCTCGATGAAGCGCAGAACACCACCGCGGAGCAGATGAAGATGTTCGTCACGCGCATGGGTTTCAACTCCAAGGCGGTGATCACCGGAGACGTTACGCAAATCGACTTGCCCAGCACAAAAAGCAGCGGCCTGGTGCAGGCGGCGGATATACTGAGAGGAGTCGAGGGACTCAGTTTCTGCTACTTCGATGAAGGGGACGTGGTCCGTCACCCGTTGGTGCAGCGCATCGTGCGCGCCTATGACGATTACAAGAAGGTGCAGGAGGCGCAGATGTCGCTGTCGCTGGGGAACGGACAAAACGGCTTCTATGGAAAGCTCAGCGGGAATGGCAATGGCGGCAATTTCGTACCGCCGGTCCTGCCCCTGGAAGACAGTTCCGACTCGGAAGCCGCGGAAAACTAAGAATAAGTTCGTTTTGCGGGAGGATGGCCGGCGATGTCCTCCCGTTTTCTTTTAGCCATCATTTGATCATCATGCACAAGAAGGTACCCGGCGCCAGTGAGCGGGCGCTTGCGCGTTTTACTGAGCGCGCGCGCAGAGCCGCCGGGATAGCGGGCAGACTCAACGTGCTGGTGAGCTCCAACCGCGAGATTCGGCATCTGAACCACCAATTCCGGGGGAAGGACAAGAGCACCGATGTCCTGTCGTTTCCAGCCGATCCTGCAATGAATTCCGCCTTGGCGGGAGAAATTGCTATCGCCGCTGAGACGGCGATCGCCAATGCCCGGCGGCTTCAGCACTCCACGCTTGACGAATTGAAAATTCTCATCCTCCACGGCGTGATCCATCTGGCCGGCTTCGATCACGAAGGCGACAAGGGCCAGATGGCGCGCAAAGAAGCAGAATTGCGCGATCGCTTTGGTCTGCCGAACTCTCTGATAGCGCGCACGCACTTGGGCGGCAACTCGCACGGCAAGGGGGCGCGCCGCAGCACCGCGCGCAGGAGTTCACGATGAGCTGGGGATTCATCATCGTGTTCGCGTGCCTGCTCGGCGTGCTGACGCTCATCTCCTACGTGCAGCGCCTGTACACCGAGATGGGGCAATTTCTTTCCCGCGAGTTCCAGGAAAACATCGAAGCTTTCGAACAGCTGGTGGAACCACGGCTGGGCGTGAGCCGCGAACGGGCGGCGCTTTCAATGGCGGTTTTGGAACAGCTTTGCACCGCCGCCATCGCCGCCATGGTCTCCTACGCGTTTTTCTTCAGCGGACGGTGGCCAGCATATGAAGTGCTGCAGGCGGGCGCGATAATCACGATCATTATTGTGCTGTTCAACCGCATCGTGCCCTACGTTCTGTTTCCCCGCACCCGGGGAACATGGATCCGGCATTTCACCCTGCTCCTCCGTGTACTGATCTACGTGGTAATGCCAATCACCATCGTGATCAGCTTTTGCCAGTCGGTAGCTTCGCTCGCCGCCGAGCGTGCGGAGCCCCAGCCGGAGACGCCGGCCGAGGCCGTGGACGCGTTGATTGAAGCCGGACAAGAAGAGGGAATCCTGGAGGAAAGCGACCGGGATCTGATTCAGTCGGTTGTCGAATTCGGCGATAAGACGGTCCGCGAGGTGATGAAGCCTCGCCCCGAGATCGTGGCGGTCTCCGCTGACAGCACCATTGAACAGCTCACCGATCTTCTGCGCACCCGTCACTACTCGCGTATTCCGGTGTA
This region includes:
- the ybeY gene encoding rRNA maturation RNase YbeY yields the protein MHKKVPGASERALARFTERARRAAGIAGRLNVLVSSNREIRHLNHQFRGKDKSTDVLSFPADPAMNSALAGEIAIAAETAIANARRLQHSTLDELKILILHGVIHLAGFDHEGDKGQMARKEAELRDRFGLPNSLIARTHLGGNSHGKGARRSTARRSSR
- a CDS encoding hemolysin family protein, giving the protein MSWGFIIVFACLLGVLTLISYVQRLYTEMGQFLSREFQENIEAFEQLVEPRLGVSRERAALSMAVLEQLCTAAIAAMVSYAFFFSGRWPAYEVLQAGAIITIIIVLFNRIVPYVLFPRTRGTWIRHFTLLLRVLIYVVMPITIVISFCQSVASLAAERAEPQPETPAEAVDALIEAGQEEGILEESDRDLIQSVVEFGDKTVREVMKPRPEIVAVSADSTIEQLTDLLRTRHYSRIPVYEGTIDHIVGIVHAHDLLQVADQEAPTRKVHSIMKPEVYFVPESKRVSDLLREMQRDNIRMEIVIDEYGAVAGLVTIEDMVEEIVGEIRDEHESKTDVVREAEGTYVVPGNMDVDRLDELFGIRPEGHEATTIAGLVSEIAGRIPQRGEVITSDGLRFEVLDSTDRKVNRVRITHTQPSQPAQLRA
- a CDS encoding arylamine N-acetyltransferase, whose protein sequence is MDPSAYLHRIAYDGPRDPTPDVLRQIHRAHLFTVPFESLDIHLKRPIVLDEERILDKIVGQHRGGFCYELNGGFSALLRSLDFHVTQLSAGVGRADGSFGPDFDHMTLLVETPEPWLCDVGFGDCFLEPLPLVPDVEFHQQGFGYRSFQIGEHWLLQRREENAEWKSLYKFTLTPRQLSEYIPMCHYQQTSPESHFTRQRICSRATPDGRVTLSDLRFIVTAKGRRTETELAGEAEYRRALKEHFGIELREPD
- a CDS encoding GNAT family N-acetyltransferase; amino-acid sequence: MVETPRYIVKPLGKENRAAFYCGDKELDSYFHERASRDVREKLSAVFILVTEAEPDVVIGYYSLSPQEIDAGEFPEELKKRTGRYKRIGATLLGRLAVSKEHHGKKLGAFLLVDALRRSLEASKMVMSYAVVVDAKGEHVIAFYKKFGFLPLRGNRLFLPMKTIERNFQA
- the rpsT gene encoding 30S ribosomal protein S20 codes for the protein MANHFSALKRARQTEKRTTVNRANKSRLRTAIRHFREALAGGNREQASKLFQETVSALDKSVQKGVIHKNTASRYKSRLSTRLAAMAAK
- a CDS encoding DUF1778 domain-containing protein, translating into MERLEARVSAEQKLFFKRAASLRGVSLTEFMINSMREAAMKTIEEHKVLTLGISERKIFVEALLNPPAPNEALQLATKRYKQMVAS
- a CDS encoding PhoH family protein: MKKHIDITPNIETLFGTRDENLHLLEDGLKVTIDLQAESVAIEGAARDVLRTEQVFADFEQLQRAGHTFTNGDLAGMLRVLSTDPSVTLRSLVEAGKQRSFGKRTVQPKSINQRRYLEAIEKNDMVFGIGPAGTGKTYLAVAMAISALASKRVNRIILARPAVEAGERLGFLPGTLQEKVDPYLRPLYDALYDMLEPEKVDRYLEKNIIEIAPIAFMRGRTLNDSFIILDEAQNTTAEQMKMFVTRMGFNSKAVITGDVTQIDLPSTKSSGLVQAADILRGVEGLSFCYFDEGDVVRHPLVQRIVRAYDDYKKVQEAQMSLSLGNGQNGFYGKLSGNGNGGNFVPPVLPLEDSSDSEAAEN